The Apis cerana isolate GH-2021 linkage group LG10, AcerK_1.0, whole genome shotgun sequence DNA window GCGTGTCGCGCGCGATTGCCGCGTGAGAAAGTTCTATCGTAATCGCACCCTCGTAGTCAACCACCCTCCTCTATAAGTTGGTAAGTTACCAACACAATCGCgaattcgagaaatatataacgagaaaagcaatttttacttataatcgATCTcgctaatttttttcgatagatttcaattttcttcaatttcattgTAACAGGTATATATTCGCTCAAAAGGGCAACGAAAGTAAGAATGTAGTCGAATGGTTCGATAGTTCCAGATTTCGCGAAATCTTGCACCGACATAGGCGAGGGTAGCACAGCGTGCGACCAGCTAAGCGCCACGAGCGTTCCCACGAAAATCGTCCCTTCTGATCGCCACTTTCCTCCCCCTTGATGTCTCGCTCTCTTTCGTATCCCCCTATACCCTTCATGGAACGTAGGGTTCGAAatagagggagaaaaagagagcggCCGGTTTTCACCTTGCGATCGAGAAGCAGAACAGAGAAGTTTCCCCCTCTCAAAGGAGGCGCGGCACACCTTCGTTCCCCCACCATTGGACCTACCATTGGGTCGGGGGACGAAACGGGGCACGCGGTCGTGTGTCGTCCCCAAGTCCTCCCGCACACGACATACGTCGGCCGCCACGCGACCAGTGCACACGCCTGTGAGTGGTGCGCGTTTCGCAACACCGTCTAACCTATCGCGAGTCTGTTTTGCGCGCGTAATACACGCGACCGCGAACCTCCTCGGGAAGCCGCGGCACGTGAACGCGATCAACTTCCAACGAACGATAATAGTTACTTCTTTTCACGTGATTCCATTCTCCAGTTTTACACCTACGAATTTCGCTCGAGtttcttcaataatatatcCGTTAATTATGGATCGAAATATTCATACGTCCGTTtgatctgttttttttttttttttaccaagaTCTAATATTCTTTGTGAAAGTGTCGACGATTGTTAATTGGAAGATATATATCGtttgaaaaaaggaattattgtaaggaaagaaaggaaaaatgtgGAGAGTAGTGGTCGCACGATCGGACGAGAATAGCACGTTGCTGTCATCGGAGATTGGCTCCGGTCCGGTGGGTCCAAATCACATTCCCAGCCTCTCTGGGCCACCTTCCGGGCATCACCATCATCACTGGGGTTATCCACCGCCACCCCACCCATCTTATCAGCCGCAACATTCCGACGTATCGCGGCATCATCACGACCCCCGTCCGCCTCATGACCTTAGGCATCCGACCACGGCTACCGCCGATCTCAGACCTCAAGAGATCAGACACGAGATGCACAGGCCCGATCTGAGGCATCAGTCAGCGGCGGAGATGCAGCGGCACCAAGCATCGGAGTTGCACAGGCCAGAAATGGCGAGGCATCATCAGGATTTGACGGGGATGAGGCCGGACATGGGCACGGAAATTAGATCTAGTCACGAGTTTCCGGATCTCAAGATCGACGTCGCGGATATTAGGAATCAGGAGAGCGgacaacagcagcagcagcagcaacaacagcaacaagcGTCGCAACAGGGTCAAACTCATCAACAGAGAAGTCTGAAAAGAACTATGAGCGATTCCGATTGCGACGACGTGTTCTCCGAGGAGAGCGGCAAAGAGCCGTAAGTAAACGTTTCAGATTTTGATTGTGCATTTTA harbors:
- the LOC108003073 gene encoding hairy/enhancer-of-split related with YRPW motif protein; translated protein: MWRVVVARSDENSTLLSSEIGSGPVGPNHIPSLSGPPSGHHHHHWGYPPPPHPSYQPQHSDVSRHHHDPRPPHDLRHPTTATADLRPQEIRHEMHRPDLRHQSAAEMQRHQASELHRPEMARHHQDLTGMRPDMGTEIRSSHEFPDLKIDVADIRNQESGQQQQQQQQQQQASQQGQTHQQRSLKRTMSDSDCDDVFSEESGKEPCNSPGGDSCQHASRKRRRGMIEKKRRDRINASLGELRRLVPAAARDPHSGKLEKAEILQLTVEHLRTLRNKGPEGYDSTKLAMDYHAVGWGECAAEVGRYLVTMEGLDERDPLRLRLLSHLQSFHREHHPPSTAVPPPVTSLSSTSTSTNYETASTVSAGMPPGTGTMPPILGGSALGWGQYPGQYPQQQHGKPYRPWGAELAY